One genomic window of Misgurnus anguillicaudatus chromosome 12, ASM2758022v2, whole genome shotgun sequence includes the following:
- the igsf5a gene encoding immunoglobulin superfamily member 5 isoform X2 has protein sequence MDVFILSLFLLTIGGVSAQVIEPQSAVVLKGSQARFNCSTTQAQPVMTWLMNGLLVVNIQQNSVYNSDGRFALTNFSTPGSFKWEFMITNVLRGDNGTVTCQIFNVAPQTSTLSVQERGSVAIIGGNQTTTEGVQTTFQCQALGWYPEPTVSWSVNGVGVNTCNNTSVAQGNVFNNNCTLSVTAAKNSSVQCLAKVSAMSTPDSDTRFLTVVPKPNIRDQTILIAVTVAFSAAALLFLLIVLIIICCRRKREKSSYEEEVRRAQLQAQHRSRARGDGHGRDNRGYARDGHYGDNHNGGVWHTNQSNKHQRAYPMDDYSGTRNNRHLTMV, from the exons ATGGATGTTTTTATACTAAGTCTATTTCTACTAACCATCGGAG GGGTATCCGCTCAGGTTATAGAACCACAAAGCGCCGTCGTTCTCAAAGGATCACAGGCCAGATTCAACTGCAGCACAACTCAAGCTCAGCCCGTCATGACGTGGTTAATGAACGGACTCTTGGTTGTCAATATTCAGCAAAACAGTGTGTATAACAGCGATGGACGTTTTGCTCTTACAAACTTTTCTACACCTGGAAGTTTCAAGTGGGAGTTTATGATTACCAATGTTTTGAGAGGAGACAACGGTACAGTTACCTGTCAGATTTTCAATGTGGCGCCTCAGACGTCTACTCTGTCTGTACAAG AACGTGGCAGTGTGGCGATTATAGGTGGAAATCAAACAACAACTGAAGGAGTTCAGACGACGTTTCAGTGTCAAGCTCTGGGCTGGTATCCTGAACCCACGGTGTCCTGGTCTGTAAACGGCGTAGGGGTGAACACCTGTAACAACACCTCTGTAGCACAAGGCAATGTGTTTAACAACAACTGTACGCTGTCGGTCACAGCTGCCAAAAATTCTTCTGTACAGTGCCTGGCCAAAGTGTCTGCCATGAGTACACCAGACAGCGACACCCGGTTTCTCACTGTTG TACCTAAGCCCAACATCAGAGATCAGACCATTCTTATCGCAGTTACTGTGGCTTTCAGTGCAGCAGCGCTCTTATTTCTTCTCATCGTATTAATCATCATCTGCTGTAGGAGGAAGAGAGaaa AATCAAGTTACGAAGAGGAAGTCAGAAG GGCTCAATTGCAGGCACAGCACAGGTCACGTGCCAGAGGAGATGGGCATGGACGTGACAACCGAGGTTATGCTAGAGATGGACATTACG GAGATAATCACAACGGTGGAGTCTGGCATACCAACCAGTCCAACAAACATCAG AGGGCCTATCCGATGGATGACTACAGCGGTACCAGAAACAACCGACACCTGACCATGGTTTAG
- the igsf5a gene encoding immunoglobulin superfamily member 5 isoform X1: protein MDVFILSLFLLTIGGVSAQVIEPQSAVVLKGSQARFNCSTTQAQPVMTWLMNGLLVVNIQQNSVYNSDGRFALTNFSTPGSFKWEFMITNVLRGDNGTVTCQIFNVAPQTSTLSVQERGSVAIIGGNQTTTEGVQTTFQCQALGWYPEPTVSWSVNGVGVNTCNNTSVAQGNVFNNNCTLSVTAAKNSSVQCLAKVSAMSTPDSDTRFLTVVPKPTIVPKPNIRDQTILIAVTVAFSAAALLFLLIVLIIICCRRKREKSSYEEEVRRAQLQAQHRSRARGDGHGRDNRGYARDGHYGDNHNGGVWHTNQSNKHQRAYPMDDYSGTRNNRHLTMV, encoded by the exons ATGGATGTTTTTATACTAAGTCTATTTCTACTAACCATCGGAG GGGTATCCGCTCAGGTTATAGAACCACAAAGCGCCGTCGTTCTCAAAGGATCACAGGCCAGATTCAACTGCAGCACAACTCAAGCTCAGCCCGTCATGACGTGGTTAATGAACGGACTCTTGGTTGTCAATATTCAGCAAAACAGTGTGTATAACAGCGATGGACGTTTTGCTCTTACAAACTTTTCTACACCTGGAAGTTTCAAGTGGGAGTTTATGATTACCAATGTTTTGAGAGGAGACAACGGTACAGTTACCTGTCAGATTTTCAATGTGGCGCCTCAGACGTCTACTCTGTCTGTACAAG AACGTGGCAGTGTGGCGATTATAGGTGGAAATCAAACAACAACTGAAGGAGTTCAGACGACGTTTCAGTGTCAAGCTCTGGGCTGGTATCCTGAACCCACGGTGTCCTGGTCTGTAAACGGCGTAGGGGTGAACACCTGTAACAACACCTCTGTAGCACAAGGCAATGTGTTTAACAACAACTGTACGCTGTCGGTCACAGCTGCCAAAAATTCTTCTGTACAGTGCCTGGCCAAAGTGTCTGCCATGAGTACACCAGACAGCGACACCCGGTTTCTCACTGTTG TACCTAAGCCCACCATAGTACCTAAGCCCAACATCAGAGATCAGACCATTCTTATCGCAGTTACTGTGGCTTTCAGTGCAGCAGCGCTCTTATTTCTTCTCATCGTATTAATCATCATCTGCTGTAGGAGGAAGAGAGaaa AATCAAGTTACGAAGAGGAAGTCAGAAG GGCTCAATTGCAGGCACAGCACAGGTCACGTGCCAGAGGAGATGGGCATGGACGTGACAACCGAGGTTATGCTAGAGATGGACATTACG GAGATAATCACAACGGTGGAGTCTGGCATACCAACCAGTCCAACAAACATCAG AGGGCCTATCCGATGGATGACTACAGCGGTACCAGAAACAACCGACACCTGACCATGGTTTAG